The Cucumis melo cultivar AY chromosome 6, USDA_Cmelo_AY_1.0, whole genome shotgun sequence genome includes a region encoding these proteins:
- the LOC103483939 gene encoding 50S ribosomal protein L18, chloroplastic → MASTTAPCSFLGTSFLSVSYSQNILNRPHLHFPATTSSSGRHSLVVEAKATTRREDRAARHSRIRKKVEGTTERPRLSVFRSNKHLYVQVIDDSKMHTLAAVSTMQKSISEGLDYSAGPTIEVAKKVGEAIAKSCLEKGITKVAFDRGGYPYHGRVEALADAAREHGLQF, encoded by the exons ATGGCTTCAACCACTGCTCCATGTTCGTTCCTGGGCACTTCCTTTCTAAGCGTATCTTATTCACAGAACATTCTCAACCGTCCCCACCTTCATTTTCCGGCAACTACTTCAAGTTCCGGCCGTCACTCTCTTGTTGTCGAAGCCAAGGCTACGACCAGACGAGAGGACCGTGCAGCTCGCCATTCTCGCATTAGGAAGAAG GTTGAAGGAACAACGGAGAGGCCAAGGTTATCTGTTTTCCGTTCGAATAAGCATTTGTATGTACAGGTTATCGATGACTCCAAGATGCATACGCTTGCGGCAGTTTCTACAATGCAGAAATCAATCTCTGAGGGGTTAGACTACAGTGCTGGCCCTACCATC GAAGTGGCAAAGAAAGTAGGGGAAGCGATTGCAAAATCTTGTTTGGAGAAAGGAATAACAAAAGTTGCATTCGATCGCGGTGGATATCCATACCATGGACGAGTAGAAGCACTTGCTGATGCGGCTCGTGAACATGGCCTTCAATTCTGA